The genomic window CCCCAGCATCGCGATGGTGATCTTCATCGTCGCCTTCAACCTGCTCGGGGACTCGGTCCGGGACGCCTTCGACCCGAAGGGCGCTCGCTAGGGACACCGGCGCGGGGCGGCGTCGCCCCGCACCGGACCGGTCAGCTCACAGCATCAACGGAACAGGGGTGCAACAACCGATATGAGACTCTACGTGCGTAGAACCCGGGCCGCGCTGGTGGCGGTCGCCGCCGGCGCGCTGGTCCTTACCGCATGCAGCAGTGGCGGGGGCGGTGGCGGGGGCGGCACCGAGAACAAGGACGCCAGGGCGAAGCAGAGCAAGAGCGCCGAACAGCTGGCCGGCCAGATCACCTTCGGTGACGACGCCGCGTCGAAGGGGCCGGCCGAGCCGGTGCCCGGTGCGGCCAGCGGCGGCACGATGAACGTCCTGGAGCGTGACAGCTACACCCACCTGGACCCGGCACAGATCTACGTGCAGAACGAGGGCCAGCTGGCAACCCTGATCCACCGTGGGCTGACCACCTACAAGCTGGACAACAAGGGCAACTACACCGTGGTCGGCGACCTCGCCACCAACAGCGGTGAGCAGTCCGACGGCGGCAAGACCTGGACGTACCACCTGAAGGACGGCATCAAGTTCCAGGACGGTACGCCGATCACGTCCAAGGACATCCGGTGGTCGGTGGAGCGGATGTTCGCCCCGTTCGTGACCAACGGCCCGGTCTACCTCCAGCAGTGGCTGGCCAACGTCAACGGCACCGACTACCGCAAGCTGCTGCCGGACGGCCCGTACAAGGGCAAGCACCTGCCGGACACCCTGCTGGCGACGCCGGACGCGAAGACGGTCGTCTTCCACTTCGCCAAGCCGCAGACCGACACCCCGTACCTGTTCGCGATGCCCGGCTACTCGGTGGTCGACTCGGCGAAGGACACCCAGCTCAAGTACGACAAGGCGCCGGTCGCCTCGGGCCCGTACATGATCAAATCCTTCGACCAGGGCAAGTCCATGACCCTGGTGAAGAACCCCAACTGGGACCCGAGCACCGACTCGGCCCGGCACCAGTACGTGGACTCGTTCGCGATCAGCTTCAACCACCAGTACGAGGACTCCACCAAGCGGATGATGTCCGACTCGGGTGAGAACCAGACCTCGGTGAGCTTCTCGAACGCGGTCGACACCGACAACACCCCGAAGGTGGTCGGCACCCCGACGATCTACAAGCGGACGGTGGCCGGCTACCAGCCCTTCGTCGGCCAGATCGACTTCAACATGAAGAAGGTCACGGACCTCAACGTCCGCAAGGCGCTGGCGCTGGCGATCCCGACCAAGCCGGTCTACCAGGCGCTGGGCGCCTCCTACGGAGCCGAGTACGCCGGCGGCTTCATCAGCCCCGCGCTGGCCGGCTACCAGAAGGCCGACCCGCTGGGCAAGATCGCCAACCCCAACGGCGACCAGGCCGCGGCCAAGAAGATCCTCACCGACGCGGGCAAGCTGAACACCAAGATCACCTACGCGTACGTCAACACCACCCAGGGCCAGCAGTACTCGGTGGCGATCGCCGCCGCGCTGAAGACCGCGGGCTTCGACGTGCAGCGCAAGGAACTGCCGTCCGACACGTACTACGACCTGATCGGCAAGGTCGACAACCCGTACGACATCTACTCGCAGGCGTGGGGCTCGGACTGGCCCAGCGCGCTGACGGTGATCCCGCCGGTCTTCGACGGCCGGACCATCTCCGACCAGGCGCCCAACTACTCGCACGTCAACGACGCGCACGTGAACAGCGAGATCGACCGGATCTCGGCGATCACCGACCCGAAGCAGGCGCAGGCCGCCTGGTTCGCGCTGAACACCTACATCCTCACCAAGGTCATCCCGGCCGTGCCGACCGTCTACTACAAGCAGCTGCAGCTGTTCGGCTCCAAGGTCGGCGGTGCCGTCTACAACAACATGTTCGCCGGCATCGACGCGACGAAGCTCTACCTCAAGCCGTAAGCACCGGCGCACTGTCCCGGTGGGGCCGGACGTCACCGTCCGGCCCCACCGGGGCGCCGCCCGGTCCACCACCGCCGCCGTCCTCAGAGAGCTGCGACCGCCATGCTTCGATTCCTCGTCCGCCGGACGCTCGGCGCTGTGGTCATTCTGCTGTTCATCAGCGCCTTCACCTTCCTGCTGTTCTTCGCCATCCCGCACGACCCCGCGCTGTTGTCCTGCGGCAAGAACTGCACGCCCGACAACCTCAAGATCATCCACCACAACCTGGGCCTGGACCACCCGGTGCCGGTGCAGTACTACGACTACATGGTGCGGATCTTCACCGGTCACCGCTTCAGCACCGGTAACTGCCCCGCACCCTGCTTCGGTTACTCCTTCGCCAACAGCGAGCCGGTCTGGCCGACCCTGATGGACCGGCTGCCCACGACGCTCTCGCTGGCGCTCGGCGGGATGGTGGTCTTCCTGCTCGTCGGCCTCGGCACCGGGATGCTCGCCGCCTGGAAGCGCGGCACCCTCACCGACAAGGTCTTCAGCTCCGCGTCGCTGGTGCTCAGCTCGATGCAGATCTACTTCGTCGGCCCGATCGTGCTGGCGCTGCTGGTCTACAACAACCACATCCTGGACCAGCCCAAATACGTGCCGATCACGCAGAGCCCGACCTCCTGGTTCAACGGGCTGCTCATCCCGTGGTGCGTGCTGTCGATCCTGTTCACCGCGAACTACACCCGAATGTCGCGCTCCACGATGATCGAGCAGCTGCAGGAGGAACACGTCCGCACCGCCCGGGCCAAGGGCATGTCCAGCCGGTACGTCTTCTTCCGCTACGCCTGGCGCGGATCGCTGAT from Streptomyces sp. NBC_01198 includes these protein-coding regions:
- a CDS encoding ABC transporter permease, which codes for MLRFLVRRTLGAVVILLFISAFTFLLFFAIPHDPALLSCGKNCTPDNLKIIHHNLGLDHPVPVQYYDYMVRIFTGHRFSTGNCPAPCFGYSFANSEPVWPTLMDRLPTTLSLALGGMVVFLLVGLGTGMLAAWKRGTLTDKVFSSASLVLSSMQIYFVGPIVLALLVYNNHILDQPKYVPITQSPTSWFNGLLIPWCVLSILFTANYTRMSRSTMIEQLQEEHVRTARAKGMSSRYVFFRYAWRGSLIPIITILGIDLGSLLGGAMITEYTFQLTGLGRLAIDSVTKTDLPMLMGVMLFSAALIVLFNIIVDAAYAFIDPRVRLS
- a CDS encoding ABC transporter substrate-binding protein, encoding MRLYVRRTRAALVAVAAGALVLTACSSGGGGGGGGTENKDARAKQSKSAEQLAGQITFGDDAASKGPAEPVPGAASGGTMNVLERDSYTHLDPAQIYVQNEGQLATLIHRGLTTYKLDNKGNYTVVGDLATNSGEQSDGGKTWTYHLKDGIKFQDGTPITSKDIRWSVERMFAPFVTNGPVYLQQWLANVNGTDYRKLLPDGPYKGKHLPDTLLATPDAKTVVFHFAKPQTDTPYLFAMPGYSVVDSAKDTQLKYDKAPVASGPYMIKSFDQGKSMTLVKNPNWDPSTDSARHQYVDSFAISFNHQYEDSTKRMMSDSGENQTSVSFSNAVDTDNTPKVVGTPTIYKRTVAGYQPFVGQIDFNMKKVTDLNVRKALALAIPTKPVYQALGASYGAEYAGGFISPALAGYQKADPLGKIANPNGDQAAAKKILTDAGKLNTKITYAYVNTTQGQQYSVAIAAALKTAGFDVQRKELPSDTYYDLIGKVDNPYDIYSQAWGSDWPSALTVIPPVFDGRTISDQAPNYSHVNDAHVNSEIDRISAITDPKQAQAAWFALNTYILTKVIPAVPTVYYKQLQLFGSKVGGAVYNNMFAGIDATKLYLKP